From one Acidobacteriota bacterium genomic stretch:
- a CDS encoding proline dehydrogenase family protein translates to MKSALLYMSTSEGLKNFLTKFKSFNSVTQRFVAGEEISAAVAAIKQLNSKNISATFDHLGESISKEAETRAEVREYQRLIEAIKQHSLNSNVSVKLTQLGLDIDTELCYENTRAIVAAAAAENNFARIDMEDSTKTDATLGIFRRLRSEFENVGIVVQAYLYRTEKDIEELLKIGARIRLCKGAYKEPEAVAFANKADVDKNFVKLMRLLLPSGIYHGIATHDPNMIEATRQFAKEAEIAPDKYEFQMLYGVRRDLQESLVKEGYRVRVYVPYGKFWYPYFMRRLAERPANVWFILKNVVKG, encoded by the coding sequence ATGAAATCAGCCCTGCTGTATATGTCAACCAGCGAGGGCTTGAAAAATTTTCTTACCAAATTCAAATCATTCAATTCCGTCACCCAACGCTTTGTTGCAGGCGAAGAAATCAGCGCGGCGGTTGCCGCCATCAAGCAACTCAACAGCAAAAATATTTCGGCGACCTTTGACCATCTCGGCGAATCGATTTCCAAAGAAGCAGAGACCCGCGCCGAAGTCCGCGAATATCAACGTTTGATTGAAGCCATCAAACAACATTCGCTCAATTCAAATGTTTCCGTGAAACTTACGCAACTCGGACTCGATATCGATACGGAACTCTGTTACGAAAACACCCGCGCCATTGTCGCTGCCGCTGCCGCAGAAAATAATTTCGCGCGTATCGACATGGAAGATTCCACCAAGACCGATGCGACGTTGGGAATCTTTCGTCGTTTGCGCTCGGAATTTGAAAACGTCGGCATCGTGGTGCAGGCATATTTATATCGCACCGAAAAAGACATTGAGGAGTTGCTTAAAATCGGCGCGCGCATTCGACTTTGCAAAGGCGCTTATAAAGAACCCGAAGCCGTCGCCTTTGCGAACAAAGCCGATGTTGATAAAAATTTTGTGAAATTGATGCGCCTGCTTTTGCCATCGGGCATTTATCACGGCATCGCTACGCACGACCCGAATATGATTGAAGCAACCAGGCAGTTTGCCAAAGAAGCGGAGATCGCGCCGGACAAATATGAATTTCAGATGCTCTACGGCGTGCGCCGCGATTTACAGGAAAGCCTGGTAAAAGAAGGTTACCGCGTGCGCGTCTATGTGCCGTATGGAAAATTCTGGTATCCCTATTTCATGCGCCGCCTTGCCGAACGCCCGGCAAACGTCTGGTTCATCTTGAAGAATGTGGTGAAAGGGTAA
- a CDS encoding MFS transporter, with protein sequence MENSSTSSSTRGSLLMAIAFFGIFVYGLLTALPGTVIPDLERGKFLPNDAVVANFLLINAIGAVLAYVISGPITDKIGKKFTLSMGAVLVIAAMAGFALVVSRVEPSSARFLVFLCGFVLGIGANAIVSAGHALVGDVAVSWRDAALNLLDICFGLGLSTLPLIFNPQAALSQIFWILAAAALALVLVVVVPKFPKPSHPESFPFSEAKGLFGSLSFWLLAIALFMYVGSEVAVGKWVTTLLQKDSQLLTSFGLNEQMQNMARTSADFFKEDALGKNVADFALKTLSWFGFSLMIGRLISSFLLGVAKVNSFLLLAVGSAITAIGLGLAFNSTSPEAVRWGVFASGIGMGPIFPTSVGLASAIAPRIAGTAMSWVMGIGFAGLLVIPPAVGYISEAVGGEKGDVRKGLMFVFIATLVMLLLHIGLMIRERKRSNV encoded by the coding sequence ATGGAAAATTCCAGCACCTCATCCAGCACACGCGGTTCTCTGCTGATGGCTATCGCATTTTTCGGCATCTTTGTTTATGGGCTACTCACGGCTTTGCCCGGCACAGTCATTCCCGATCTCGAACGCGGAAAATTTTTGCCCAATGACGCGGTAGTCGCAAATTTCCTGTTAATCAATGCCATCGGCGCGGTGCTGGCTTATGTCATTAGCGGTCCTATCACCGATAAAATCGGCAAAAAATTTACTCTCTCGATGGGCGCGGTTTTAGTCATTGCCGCGATGGCAGGTTTTGCTTTGGTGGTCAGCAGAGTGGAACCCTCGTCTGCCAGATTTTTAGTCTTTCTCTGTGGATTTGTGCTTGGCATTGGCGCGAATGCCATCGTCAGCGCCGGTCACGCGCTGGTTGGCGATGTTGCTGTGAGTTGGCGTGATGCGGCGCTGAATCTGCTCGATATTTGTTTTGGGCTTGGGCTTTCAACTTTGCCGCTGATCTTCAATCCGCAAGCTGCGCTGTCGCAAATTTTCTGGATACTGGCTGCTGCTGCGCTCGCGCTGGTGCTGGTTGTCGTGGTGCCGAAATTTCCCAAACCGTCGCATCCCGAATCATTCCCGTTCAGTGAAGCCAAAGGTCTATTCGGTTCGCTCTCATTCTGGTTGCTGGCAATTGCGTTGTTTATGTATGTCGGGTCGGAAGTCGCGGTCGGGAAATGGGTGACGACGCTGTTGCAGAAAGATTCGCAGTTGCTCACGAGTTTTGGATTGAATGAGCAGATGCAGAATATGGCGCGCACCTCGGCGGATTTTTTTAAAGAAGATGCGCTCGGTAAAAATGTTGCCGATTTCGCTTTGAAGACGCTGTCGTGGTTCGGATTTTCGTTGATGATTGGTCGGTTGATTTCGAGTTTTCTGCTCGGCGTTGCCAAGGTGAATAGCTTTCTGTTGCTTGCCGTCGGTTCTGCGATTACCGCAATCGGGCTTGGTCTTGCGTTCAATTCGACTTCGCCGGAAGCCGTGCGCTGGGGAGTTTTTGCAAGCGGCATTGGCATGGGTCCAATCTTTCCGACTTCGGTTGGTCTGGCATCGGCGATTGCGCCGCGTATTGCCGGAACGGCGATGAGTTGGGTGATGGGTATCGGCTTTGCCGGTCTGTTAGTGATTCCGCCAGCAGTTGGTTATATCTCGGAAGCCGTCGGCGGCGAAAAAGGTGATGTGCGAAAAGGGCTGATGTTCGTGTTTATAGCGACTCTGGTGATGCTTCTCTTACACATCGGTTTGATGATCAGAGAGCGCAAACGCAGCAATGTTTGA
- a CDS encoding polysaccharide biosynthesis/export family protein, which translates to MMKKKISFTRKQLAKNFIAGCLIFAFAISALAQNNSGQAVRADAAKPAEMQMTSDEEVAIQAQISSVYQTFYKGYRFGAGDVMSIYIEKHKEDSIEKTAVTPLGQVFHPLLGNVNVAGKTIDQLQEYLTVAISEYIRDPKVTVTLLESNSAKYGVLGDVRDPGVKILMRPMRIFDAITQAGGITDLGNKSNVTVLRQDDFGNVQTLKVNVKKIMAGKASPEENIYLQRGDTIIVNGNTFKTISKYSSLVGLTGFVSFLFRGGR; encoded by the coding sequence ATGATGAAAAAGAAAATTTCCTTCACGCGCAAACAACTGGCAAAAAATTTCATTGCCGGTTGTCTGATTTTCGCCTTCGCGATTTCAGCGTTGGCGCAAAATAATTCAGGGCAAGCCGTTCGCGCAGATGCCGCAAAACCTGCCGAAATGCAAATGACCAGCGATGAAGAAGTCGCCATTCAGGCGCAAATCAGTTCGGTCTATCAAACCTTTTATAAAGGCTATCGCTTTGGCGCGGGCGATGTGATGTCGATTTACATTGAGAAGCACAAAGAGGATTCAATTGAAAAAACTGCGGTCACCCCACTCGGTCAGGTCTTTCATCCGTTGCTTGGCAATGTTAATGTCGCGGGAAAAACCATCGACCAGTTGCAGGAATATTTAACCGTAGCGATTTCCGAATACATTCGCGACCCGAAAGTTACGGTGACCTTGCTTGAATCCAACAGCGCGAAATACGGCGTGCTCGGTGATGTGCGCGACCCGGGCGTAAAAATCTTAATGCGTCCGATGCGCATTTTTGACGCCATCACCCAAGCCGGTGGCATCACCGATTTAGGCAACAAATCGAATGTTACGGTTTTGCGCCAGGACGATTTCGGTAATGTACAAACCTTGAAAGTCAACGTGAAGAAAATTATGGCGGGTAAAGCAAGCCCCGAAGAAAATATTTATCTTCAACGTGGCGATACGATTATCGTCAACGGCAACACTTTCAAAACCATCAGCAAATACTCAAGCCTTGTCGGACTCACAGGTTTTGTTTCATTTCTGTTTCGCGGCGGACGTTAA
- a CDS encoding TIGR03013 family XrtA/PEP-CTERM system glycosyltransferase, whose protein sequence is MRRIFLVLTETVLLYLVAVIAGTIRLFDSIWWELFARRGWAKLIFMVAAIQLTFYLFDLYDLSATRRYRRVFSNIIKALFTVTILLSILFYAVPQLEVGRGVFLIALALTALMITAWRLVVAWLSGHASLGVRERVLILGSGTQAVETARATLENRNAGFHVVGFVDNKPELIGQSLINPSVLGLTENISELVERHQVDRIVVALEDRRGTGVFPTEELLNLSLSGRVAVEECACYYEKLTGKIATELLRPSWLIFSRGSRLTDIANHIRRVLNLGLALCGFVVSLPIMLLVAVAIKLESRGPLFYLQARVGKNGRLFNIIKFRSMSVDAEKDTGPIWADKADTRVTRIGRIIRKLRLDELPQFINIIRGDMNFVGPRPERPVFVEQLSEMIPYYQQRHLIKPGLTGWAQIKFPYASSVEDAFEKLRYDLYYIKNRSLFLDAVIVFETVKTVLFGKGGR, encoded by the coding sequence ATGCGTAGAATTTTTCTTGTCCTCACAGAAACAGTATTGTTGTATCTGGTAGCCGTCATTGCCGGTACGATTCGATTATTCGACAGCATTTGGTGGGAATTATTTGCGCGGCGCGGTTGGGCAAAATTGATTTTTATGGTCGCCGCCATCCAACTGACCTTTTATCTGTTTGACCTTTATGATCTGTCGGCAACCCGCCGTTACCGCCGCGTCTTTTCCAATATCATTAAAGCGCTTTTCACGGTCACTATTTTACTTTCGATATTGTTTTATGCCGTGCCGCAACTGGAAGTCGGACGCGGCGTTTTTCTAATCGCGTTGGCTTTGACAGCACTTATGATAACCGCATGGCGATTGGTCGTCGCCTGGCTTTCCGGGCACGCCAGCCTCGGCGTTCGTGAACGTGTTTTGATTCTCGGTTCCGGCACTCAGGCGGTTGAAACTGCGCGCGCCACCCTGGAAAATCGCAACGCCGGTTTTCATGTTGTCGGGTTTGTTGACAACAAACCGGAACTCATCGGACAGAGCTTAATCAACCCGTCGGTTTTGGGACTGACGGAAAACATTTCCGAACTGGTCGAACGACATCAGGTGGATAGAATCGTCGTGGCTTTGGAAGACCGGCGCGGCACGGGTGTTTTCCCAACCGAAGAGTTATTGAATTTGAGTCTCAGTGGTCGCGTCGCCGTCGAAGAATGCGCCTGTTATTACGAAAAGCTGACAGGCAAAATCGCTACCGAATTGTTGCGCCCGTCCTGGTTGATCTTTTCGCGCGGCAGTCGCCTGACCGATATTGCCAATCACATTCGCAGGGTTTTGAATCTGGGGCTTGCGCTCTGCGGTTTTGTCGTCTCGTTGCCGATTATGTTGCTGGTCGCCGTTGCCATCAAACTGGAATCTCGCGGTCCGCTTTTTTATTTGCAAGCGCGCGTCGGTAAAAATGGTCGCTTGTTTAATATCATCAAATTCCGTTCAATGAGTGTGGATGCTGAAAAAGATACAGGACCCATCTGGGCTGATAAAGCCGATACACGGGTGACACGGATTGGACGCATTATTCGCAAACTCCGGCTTGATGAATTGCCGCAATTCATCAACATCATACGCGGCGATATGAACTTCGTCGGCCCGCGCCCCGAACGTCCGGTGTTTGTTGAACAGTTGAGCGAAATGATTCCCTATTATCAACAGCGCCACCTCATCAAACCGGGGTTGACGGGTTGGGCGCAAATCAAATTCCCTTATGCTTCGTCGGTCGAAGACGCTTTTGAAAAACTGCGTTATGACCTCTATTACATTAAAAATCGTTCGTTGTTCTTAGACGCCGTCATTGTCTTTGAAACCGTAAAAACCGTACTTTTCGGCAAAGGCGGCAGGTAA
- a CDS encoding CpsD/CapB family tyrosine-protein kinase produces MGRIYKALAKDWKERQQQAQKIESFDNPSSLRDESLASEETLNGREDYRFAGFGFGHSTMSRVVEFQSPATPKPAITEDEVVNLLETVLEESVQTSRPDTQRHLTVAPKAPAAKVFSEPQHLVGLNALAVEPPLVALTNSDATAVESYRTLAVRLLNMTSNKNKKLKTLLVTSAESGEGKTIIATNLAWVMAKQSERRVLLLDANLQNPSVYDKLGVVTQSGWLDIIDQQAEFTTAATRLDPNGLYLLSPGKNQSSVNVEASNTITSERGKKFFEELADYFDFIVIDAPAILESADAQSLVAVADAAVMVTRAGHTPHQRVTEALKFIPKEQRVGVVLNEIQFNEESTSRKKRKTGSR; encoded by the coding sequence ATGGGTAGAATTTACAAAGCTCTGGCAAAAGATTGGAAAGAGCGTCAGCAGCAGGCGCAAAAGATTGAATCATTCGATAACCCTTCATCGTTGCGCGACGAATCGCTCGCAAGCGAAGAAACGCTTAACGGACGCGAAGACTATCGCTTTGCAGGGTTCGGCTTCGGACATTCGACAATGTCTCGCGTGGTCGAATTTCAATCGCCCGCAACCCCTAAACCCGCCATCACAGAAGATGAAGTGGTGAACCTGCTGGAAACCGTTTTAGAAGAGAGCGTGCAGACTTCGCGACCGGATACGCAACGCCATTTAACGGTTGCGCCAAAAGCCCCGGCAGCCAAAGTTTTTAGCGAACCGCAACACCTCGTCGGGTTAAACGCCTTAGCGGTGGAGCCACCTCTGGTCGCTTTGACCAACAGCGATGCCACGGCAGTTGAAAGTTATCGAACGCTTGCCGTGCGGCTGCTGAATATGACTTCAAACAAAAATAAAAAATTGAAGACCCTGTTGGTTACCAGCGCCGAGAGCGGCGAAGGCAAAACCATCATTGCCACCAACCTCGCCTGGGTGATGGCAAAACAATCCGAACGACGTGTGCTGTTATTGGATGCCAACTTACAGAACCCATCGGTTTATGATAAATTGGGCGTCGTTACTCAAAGCGGTTGGCTGGACATCATTGATCAACAAGCGGAGTTCACGACGGCAGCCACGCGCCTTGATCCCAACGGACTCTACCTCTTATCCCCAGGAAAGAACCAATCATCGGTTAATGTCGAGGCGTCTAACACGATTACCTCCGAGCGCGGTAAGAAATTTTTTGAGGAACTGGCGGATTATTTTGATTTTATCGTAATTGATGCGCCTGCAATTTTGGAATCCGCAGATGCCCAGAGTCTGGTCGCGGTTGCCGATGCCGCCGTAATGGTAACACGCGCCGGTCATACGCCTCATCAACGTGTGACCGAAGCCTTGAAATTTATTCCGAAAGAGCAGCGGGTCGGAGTGGTGCTCAACGAAATCCAATTTAATGAAGAGTCGACGAGTCGTAAGAAACGAAAAACCGGCTCACGGTAA
- a CDS encoding AAA family ATPase: MYKQFYGLKDIPFSLSPDPKYLFRTESLLEVFATLQYGIENSKGLVVVTGEVGTGKTTILRSMLQSLDRTILAAYIFNPLLSSKDFFDLLATEFRIQPQPSKAAMLRRLGELFVSRHRQGLTTVLVIDEAHLLAPHLLEEIRLLSNFETTREKLLQIILCGQPELHETLSRPEQRQLKQRVSLKCAIKALAPRETAEYIRWRLRVAGAKNENLFEPEAISLVHQLSGGIPRIINNTCDNALLTGYGKESRVITTEIIEEVAKDLDLVPIDYALSYNATDIAAEVDEAFDRFLPVASHPSGQPSNVHYLHESDKKMAWESERAAAQEGDSTDENDWDAPLRFFKKVRLK; encoded by the coding sequence ATGTACAAGCAGTTTTACGGATTGAAAGACATACCGTTCAGTCTGTCACCCGACCCTAAATATTTATTCCGTACCGAGAGCCTGTTGGAAGTTTTTGCCACTTTGCAATACGGCATCGAAAACAGCAAAGGGCTGGTGGTGGTCACGGGCGAAGTGGGAACCGGCAAAACCACCATTTTACGTTCGATGTTGCAATCGCTGGATCGCACCATCCTCGCAGCCTATATCTTCAATCCGCTGCTCTCTTCAAAAGATTTTTTTGATTTACTGGCGACCGAATTTCGCATTCAACCGCAACCCTCGAAAGCCGCCATGCTGCGCCGCCTCGGCGAATTATTTGTCAGCCGTCATCGACAAGGACTGACGACCGTGCTGGTGATTGACGAAGCGCATTTGCTTGCGCCGCACCTTTTGGAAGAAATTCGTCTGTTATCGAATTTTGAAACGACTCGCGAAAAACTTCTGCAAATCATCCTCTGCGGTCAACCGGAATTGCACGAAACCCTGTCGCGCCCCGAACAGCGGCAATTGAAACAGCGCGTCAGTCTCAAGTGCGCGATTAAAGCGCTCGCGCCACGCGAAACTGCCGAATATATTCGCTGGCGGTTGCGAGTTGCCGGCGCGAAAAATGAGAACCTGTTCGAGCCGGAAGCCATAAGTTTGGTTCATCAACTTTCAGGTGGTATTCCGCGCATCATTAACAATACTTGTGACAATGCTTTGCTCACCGGATACGGCAAAGAGAGCCGGGTGATTACTACGGAGATTATCGAAGAGGTGGCAAAAGATTTGGATTTGGTGCCCATCGATTACGCCCTTTCTTACAATGCCACGGATATTGCTGCGGAAGTGGACGAAGCGTTCGACCGATTTTTGCCGGTCGCGTCACACCCTTCCGGGCAACCGAGTAATGTTCATTATCTTCACGAAAGCGATAAAAAAATGGCATGGGAATCAGAACGCGCCGCTGCTCAAGAAGGTGACTCGACGGATGAGAATGATTGGGACGCGCCGCTCAGATTTTTCAAAAAGGTGCGGTTGAAATAA
- a CDS encoding GNVR domain-containing protein produces the protein MDSIRPRNFNEYLDAFRRHKMAILVPAIVVMIASAIAIKRMPNIFESSTFIVIESPKSESAAGDTSLDLSQRLTTIKQQVTSRSSIEAVINKFGLYKNELQKGARLDDVIADVRDQVSVEVPPNPENVTKAFSISFRDQNPEVAQQVTAELADQLIRNNVEAIQKNVSGEAQILNQRAEELSAQLHELEVSHPWLLTLRKDMPIIPMFGSGGSSNAASVAKANADAARAHNMSVESLKDQQEKLEKQLAEVEKSIAELKPIVEQQKKISPMPGNAAYGALIAKRAELVGQRDDMLKNQGYTEKHPKVLNVNEQIAALDRQIEDLKRQAGGVTSQTAEALQLRQLETQRTQLKIDLEITHKAVARQMANPPQPMAVTTAGGNPGMTETPATKDAGSARIAQDYLGMKTDYEQVMAKKQDVELKEKTVGSSKVEQYRVIDQASVPQLPVAPNRKVMMLIAAILGLAVGAVFAGVLEFRRFASLQDSKDVEYYTKLPMLAAIPKTLTAEDQKREARQRQRKIFLGTVAAVLAVFVLTGVFMFTNFFSLLIRK, from the coding sequence ATGGATTCGATAAGGCCTCGCAATTTTAACGAATATCTGGATGCTTTCCGTCGTCATAAAATGGCGATTCTGGTGCCGGCAATCGTCGTCATGATTGCTTCGGCAATCGCCATCAAACGGATGCCGAATATTTTTGAATCCTCGACTTTTATTGTCATCGAATCGCCGAAAAGCGAAAGCGCGGCGGGCGATACCTCGCTGGATTTATCCCAACGGTTGACCACCATTAAACAGCAGGTGACGAGCCGTTCGAGTATCGAAGCGGTCATTAATAAATTCGGGCTTTATAAAAACGAATTGCAAAAAGGCGCGCGTTTAGATGATGTCATTGCCGATGTGCGCGATCAGGTTTCGGTTGAAGTTCCGCCCAATCCTGAAAATGTCACCAAAGCGTTTTCTATTTCTTTCCGCGACCAGAATCCGGAAGTCGCGCAACAGGTCACGGCTGAACTCGCCGATCAACTCATTCGCAATAATGTCGAAGCCATACAGAAAAATGTTTCCGGCGAAGCGCAAATTTTAAATCAACGCGCCGAAGAGCTTTCCGCTCAACTGCACGAATTGGAAGTGAGCCACCCGTGGTTGCTCACCCTGCGTAAAGATATGCCGATCATTCCGATGTTCGGCAGTGGCGGCAGCAGTAATGCGGCGTCGGTTGCCAAAGCCAATGCCGATGCGGCGCGCGCGCACAACATGAGCGTTGAAAGCCTCAAAGACCAGCAGGAAAAACTCGAAAAACAACTTGCTGAAGTTGAAAAAAGCATTGCGGAATTGAAACCCATCGTTGAGCAACAAAAGAAAATTTCACCGATGCCCGGCAATGCCGCTTACGGGGCATTGATTGCCAAGCGCGCCGAACTCGTCGGGCAACGCGACGATATGCTGAAAAATCAGGGCTACACCGAAAAGCACCCCAAGGTTTTAAATGTCAATGAACAGATTGCCGCGCTCGACCGGCAGATTGAGGATTTAAAAAGACAAGCCGGTGGGGTAACAAGCCAGACCGCCGAAGCCCTGCAATTGCGCCAGCTTGAAACGCAACGCACTCAATTGAAAATTGACTTGGAAATCACCCACAAAGCGGTTGCCCGGCAGATGGCAAATCCGCCGCAACCGATGGCGGTGACGACGGCTGGCGGAAATCCGGGAATGACTGAAACTCCTGCAACCAAAGACGCGGGTTCGGCGCGCATCGCTCAGGATTATCTCGGCATGAAGACCGATTACGAACAGGTGATGGCGAAAAAACAGGACGTCGAATTGAAAGAGAAAACGGTCGGCAGTTCCAAAGTTGAACAGTACCGCGTCATTGACCAGGCAAGCGTGCCGCAATTACCGGTTGCGCCGAACCGCAAGGTGATGATGTTGATTGCCGCTATCCTGGGATTGGCTGTGGGAGCCGTTTTCGCCGGCGTGCTCGAATTTCGCCGCTTCGCATCTTTGCAAGACAGCAAAGACGTTGAATATTACACCAAGCTACCGATGCTGGCGGCGATTCCCAAAACCCTGACCGCCGAAGACCAGAAGCGCGAAGCTCGACAACGACAGCGAAAAATATTTCTGGGAACGGTTGCCGCAGTTTTAGCGGTTTTTGTTTTAACCGGCGTGTTTATGTTTACGAACTTTTTCTCATTGCTCATTAGGAAATAA
- a CDS encoding HAD-IA family hydrolase: MQHPHDFQDTRTILFDLDGTLIDTTELILQSFAHTWQSVCGYQHSRDALLSTFGIPLREAMRKLLIEYPAETEAIASTNFQDENGTVESLLATYRHFNFHNHDTIARPFAHTREVVSTLRARGYRLGVVTSKGRELARRGLQLCSINEFIEEAVFLEDTTIHKPRPEPILLALEKFKTEARHAVYVGDSFHDMIAGRTAGVKTIAAAWGPMPRRELEREAPDFIAESMNDLLEIFH; encoded by the coding sequence ATGCAACACCCACACGACTTTCAAGATACCCGCACCATTCTATTCGACCTGGACGGAACGTTGATAGATACGACGGAATTGATTCTGCAAAGCTTCGCACACACCTGGCAAAGCGTTTGCGGCTATCAACATTCGCGTGACGCTTTACTGAGCACCTTTGGCATTCCTTTGCGTGAAGCCATGCGAAAACTCTTAATCGAATATCCGGCGGAAACCGAAGCCATCGCCAGCACGAATTTCCAGGACGAAAATGGCACCGTCGAAAGCCTGCTTGCAACTTATCGTCATTTTAATTTCCATAATCACGATACGATTGCGCGACCGTTTGCCCATACGCGAGAAGTGGTTTCAACGCTACGGGCGCGCGGTTATCGCCTTGGCGTCGTGACTTCCAAAGGACGGGAACTCGCCAGACGCGGTTTGCAGTTATGCAGCATCAATGAATTTATTGAAGAAGCGGTTTTTCTCGAAGACACCACCATTCACAAACCCAGACCGGAACCGATTCTGTTGGCGCTTGAAAAATTTAAAACCGAAGCCCGGCATGCAGTTTATGTCGGCGATTCGTTTCACGATATGATTGCCGGTCGCACTGCCGGGGTGAAAACCATTGCTGCCGCCTGGGGACCGATGCCGCGCCGTGAACTCGAACGCGAAGCGCCGGATTTTATTGCCGAATCGATGAACGATTTATTGGAAATTTTTCATTGA
- a CDS encoding radical SAM protein — MQKIKGRYKKIREQETGRVYHKPRGRGLDIALAYPNTYYIGMSNLGFQAVYQLFNAYDEINCERTFVPDADIEKEFERTRAPLLTLESETPVGDFDVLAISVSFETDYLNIPKLLRLAKLPVKSAERNDYHPLVVMGGAAAFLNPEPVADFVDVVCVGEGEVLVPALINAMNETASREELLVKLAQEPGFYVPKFYDVHYHEDGSMGFIQPTNGAPRRVFTMRNPMRKQEGFGKFDDAFIPASEILTANTEMSGRYLMEISRGCSMGCRFCWAGYSYLAPRVFSAEKLLERAAEMRQHTDKIGLVATAVCDHPEIHELLDGLEKLDYQVSVSSLRLDQISPELLDALVRRNDQQIAIAPETGSDRLRRVINKDLTNDQIVEIAEMILTRGIFNLKLYMMIGLPTETDEDLEAIVELTKRIRERMIEIARPRGRVGSVIVSLNAFVPKPQTPFQWEPIESEKELDRKIKFITRALKPVPNVEVRAMSSRIAQLQALLSLGDRRVSEFILEVDRTSNWRQAMRGWMDFALRRRSLDEPLPWDVVDIGLTTEFMKKEYTRAMGEKITKPCPAIDVCIRCGVCDPRNVPENAQSQLEWMKPVVTLSYNRAETALAATGD, encoded by the coding sequence ATGCAGAAAATAAAAGGACGTTATAAAAAAATCCGTGAGCAGGAAACCGGACGGGTCTATCACAAACCGCGTGGGCGCGGACTGGATATTGCGCTTGCCTATCCGAATACCTATTACATCGGCATGTCGAACCTCGGTTTCCAGGCGGTCTATCAACTCTTCAATGCTTACGATGAAATCAATTGCGAACGTACCTTTGTTCCCGATGCCGATATTGAAAAAGAGTTCGAGCGCACACGCGCGCCGCTACTGACGCTTGAGTCGGAAACCCCGGTTGGTGATTTTGATGTGCTGGCGATTTCCGTGTCATTTGAAACCGACTATTTAAACATTCCGAAACTGTTGCGGCTCGCAAAACTCCCAGTTAAATCCGCAGAGCGCAACGACTATCATCCGCTGGTCGTGATGGGTGGGGCGGCGGCTTTTTTGAATCCCGAACCGGTCGCCGATTTTGTCGATGTGGTTTGCGTCGGCGAAGGCGAAGTTCTGGTTCCGGCTTTGATTAACGCGATGAACGAAACCGCATCGCGCGAAGAATTGCTAGTGAAGCTTGCGCAGGAACCCGGATTTTACGTGCCGAAATTTTATGATGTGCATTATCACGAAGACGGTTCGATGGGATTCATTCAACCGACGAACGGCGCGCCGCGTCGCGTGTTTACCATGCGCAACCCGATGCGCAAACAGGAAGGCTTCGGCAAATTTGATGATGCGTTTATTCCGGCAAGCGAAATTCTCACCGCTAACACGGAGATGAGCGGGCGATACCTGATGGAAATTTCGCGGGGTTGTTCGATGGGCTGCCGCTTTTGCTGGGCAGGTTATTCATACCTTGCGCCGCGGGTCTTTTCTGCGGAAAAACTTCTCGAACGCGCCGCCGAAATGCGCCAGCACACCGATAAAATCGGTCTGGTTGCAACGGCTGTATGCGACCATCCTGAGATTCACGAACTGCTCGACGGACTGGAAAAGCTCGATTACCAGGTTTCGGTTTCGTCACTCAGATTAGACCAGATTTCTCCTGAACTTTTGGACGCTCTGGTGCGGCGCAACGACCAGCAAATCGCCATCGCGCCGGAAACCGGTTCTGACCGCTTGCGTCGCGTCATCAACAAAGATTTGACCAACGACCAGATTGTTGAAATTGCCGAGATGATTCTCACGCGCGGCATCTTCAATCTGAAACTGTATATGATGATTGGATTGCCGACCGAAACCGACGAAGACCTTGAAGCAATTGTCGAACTTACAAAGCGCATACGCGAACGCATGATTGAAATCGCCCGTCCGCGCGGGCGCGTCGGTTCAGTGATTGTCTCGCTCAATGCCTTTGTGCCGAAACCGCAGACGCCTTTTCAGTGGGAACCGATTGAATCGGAAAAAGAACTCGACCGCAAAATTAAATTCATCACCCGCGCCTTAAAGCCGGTTCCCAATGTTGAAGTGCGCGCCATGTCTTCGCGCATCGCTCAACTGCAAGCCTTGCTCAGCCTGGGCGACCGCCGCGTATCGGAATTTATTTTAGAGGTTGACCGCACCAGTAACTGGCGACAGGCGATGCGCGGCTGGATGGATTTCGCTTTGCGTCGCCGGTCGCTTGATGAGCCATTGCCGTGGGACGTCGTTGATATAGGGCTGACGACCGAGTTCATGAAAAAAGAGTACACTCGCGCGATGGGCGAAAAGATTACCAAGCCCTGTCCGGCGATTGATGTCTGCATTCGTTGCGGAGTGTGCGACCCGCGCAATGTGCCGGAGAATGCTCAATCGCAACTGGAATGGATGAAACCTGTGGTGACGCTCAGTTACAACCGCGCAGAAACCGCGCTTGCAGCAACCGGTGATTGA